The Nicotiana tomentosiformis chromosome 2, ASM39032v3, whole genome shotgun sequence genome includes the window atgaagtcgacaccatctcgaggtgggaaaaattattttataacttttattgacgattgtactcgatattgttatatttatttgcttaatagtaaggaggaagtaattgaagcatttaagcaatacaagaatgaagtggagaatcaattgaataaaaagaccaaaatgattagaagtgatagaggtggagaatatgaatcccCGTTTGCATAAATATGTTCGAAATATGAatttatccatcaaactactgccccTACACACCTTAATCctatggaattgcggaaaggaaaaatcggacattaaagaatATGATGAATTATTTATTAATAAGTttcgaaatttcttggaagatattccattttggcccaaacctttagtacctatatgtatacattgtgatgGTCAAGCGACAATAGGCAGGGAacgttatgtataacgaaaaattttgtcatatacgacggagatacaataccgttagacaactctctagtggtgttatcatgattgactacgtaaagtccaGAGATACCGTgttggatccacttacaaaaggcctatctagaaaGGCAGTTGAAAGATAGTCGAAGGGAATGGGGTTATGGCCTAgaacaagtcatcatggcggtaactctacctagcagactagagatcccaagagctaggttcaaagagatcaaacaaagttatgaatgacggttcaacattgtcaaataactcaacccattcacgtgatgaagacaatgttcagaaatcaaggtaaaacattaaggctttttgatgagtcagtAAAGCTTAAAGTTTTTTAacgatttgctaagtctggcaggatatgaccagatagtatgtctataggattacacgcttagaaatcacctatgtgagtgtaaAGTGtaaagccgcttcaaggggaatgaaagtaactGCCCATTCTTTAAGCACTCATGAAACttggcggtgttcatggctgaaacgaacacaaccatgagaaccatagatggttaagggttgatcgtgtgacttatgttgtctatgTATACAACAAAGTTCGAcgattcaaagatatcaaatctaccgattgaccgagtatatccgatataagttcactacgaaaagttcaaagggaaacctgattatccagatgcaattaatccttgcataTAAATCACACACTCGTcagtgcattcctttattttatagccattccccattcatgttgGGGGTTGTTGGGATTTAAGATTGGTGAATCAGAAATGTAGGGAAGAAAGCGGAGGGAAAGTGAACTCCCTTTTACTTTGGAAAGAGCaagtgtccctcattggtggtggaaagaaaatgaatgtgcttatattgagaaagcactcctcttggtgttaaatgagttggaaagaaagtaagcctcgcgtcgtcgcgctcgctcggcttcggcttcggctttgaattaggatttggatttggtcaaagatcgattaattaattaatttaaataattaatgaaaaattTAACCCGGAATAACCTAGGACCCGCAACGCGACCcgtttctttcccggattattttaaatccgttttCCCGGAATGTTTCAAACGGAAAATATTCtcacctgttccaacagccatggctgtttctgaaaggttgcaaaccttttcagaaacagtgccagaaaatggctataaataagccttgatcccagaatctttccttacgaaatcttatgatcttcttcttcttcctcttcttcttcacaaaattttcagtgtgttttacaaccattgagtggttcgaagttcataagagtttttggtaccaatacagtgttgagttaaatcattctatcctgggaggataatattccaacacctcggATAATTGAGGGAAATACTTTCCTTAAGGATACACTGtacattcagtgggctcgatttattccgaaattattttttcAGATATTATTTCGACATTCTGTTGTTGTtaactttctgtttctgttttTTGTTTCAGGAAGTTTACTGTTTCGTTATTTATTATAATAGTACAGATTGTATAACAAGATCTTCAAAATGATGGATTGTTTGAGAACAATTAAGAATCTTCCGGAACTTTGGTGGAAATGATGTTCACATAGCCAAGCATACTAGTAGGATAGTGGGTGGGTTTTTGACCAACCAATGTAAGTTCAGCTCACAACTACACCGAATTTCAAAGGCTTGGTTGACAAATCATTGACTTGCATTTGAAGGATCAAGCACTCggctaatattttttttttccctaCCTCTACTTAATCCTGTTGGGTAAATGGTGACAAATTGTTGTAGACTGCTATGGTGGAATTTGTCTAAACAAACAGATGTAAATGCATAATAGTGTGTTGCGTGCCTCTGCCTCTGCATATTTTGAGTCAAAACAACTCAGATAATGATAATTAAAGGTCTGTGCTTCTTGGTATAATCTGGTAGATGATGATTCAATGCAGTAACTGTTAGTGTGGTGCACAATCAAAAGTCAAATAGATTGTTAGTTTTGTAATCAGTTCAGTATTCAGTATATATGAGGCATTACCCAAAATGGTCTAAGATTAATTTCTCTCAAAATAATCAGCCTGCTATTTCCAGCCCCTATACCCTATATCCGTTCAAACATTTTTAGGCGGAATACATATACCGCTCCTTAAACTTGTCAACTATTTTCACTTAGCTACACCTATTAGCTACTCCAGTTACACATAATATGTGTCTATCAAACACCAAAAACTGGTCACCAAAAATGATATAGTGCGTGTATTCCACACACGTTGACATGGCAGAAATTAACGAATGAAAAAAAGCCACATGTCTTCTgtcttaaattaattaataagaaaaatatttccaACCAAAACAAAAAAGAACAGTTTTGGTTAAAAAACAAAAGCCCCCTCCCCCCCTTCGTCCATCTTTCCTCCGCCACCCTACCCACCCTAATGATAGCAGCGCGGGCCGAGTGGCAGAGGATCGGTGGTATGTGATTTTTTCTGTTTCGGAACTAACCTACATTAGAAGTAGCAGCCATGGTTATGGCTTGAAGTATGAAGATGAAGGAGAAAGGTAACTCACAAGAAGACACACTTTAATGACTTTTTATCTTTAATTTCATAAGAACAAAATCTTATTATCTtctttcaatgaaagatagtttTTTGATAAAACTTGATGAATCTTTCTTAATTTTGGTTGATTTAAATTGCCGGATAGTGATTTGGTCTGTTTTATTAGCAAATTTATCTTATTTTTCTTGTAAATTTGTTTATCATTTGCTTTCAGAATACTTCTTCATAACACAAAAACCGTTCCTCTATCAGCAACATCTAGTTGCTTTTCACCAGTAGACTCAGCTACAAGTTCTAAGAGTTTAACTTTACACCCTTTGACAATGTAAAACCACACAATATGTCAAATTACATCGATAGTATAAAAATTATTATAGTATTATTGTCATTAAAAGTTAAATCGATTTACAGATCGATGTGGGAAAGAagtaggaaaataattcatcCATGATAAAAGTGTGCAAAAAATATTACGCAAAACTTAATTCCAATGAAGGCCTATGCGACAGTAACAGAGAAAAGGGAGTACTTAAATTTCAAACACAAACATAAATGTTCAGCACCCAAAAAACAAAAGGGAGAGAAAACTGCTACCTCTGGTTCATTTCTTCCTTCTTTTTTCCCCCATTTCTCCCCCAAATTATCCAGAGAGGATTAAGAATTTACTCTTTCCTAATTGTTACTTTCAGAAATAAATTTTTTAGCACTAGATGAAGTGAAAAAATGCCCTCTTCCTCTAGTGCGTATTTATGAAAGTAACAACTGGGAAAGAGTAAACTCTTAATCCTCTCTGGATATTGAAATGGCGGAAAAAAAGAGGGAAGTGTTTAAAGAACCATGAAAATGTAGCAACGATACACCAGCTTCAGTAGACTAGTTCCTGTTCTTAGGAGTATCTTTGTTTCTTCCCTTGACGGACCTGATCTTTTGTTTTTTGGATATTACACATTCCCATATTGGGaaatcttcctcctcttcttcatATTTGTCCTATTGAATTGTTTCAGTTATTTCCCCGTCCTTTGGCTTTTCTTCAGGTGGGAGATTACTTGTCACTATTTTCGTGTACGTCAACTTTAGTTCAGGACCTTTGTCTTGGCTTGGTATTAACCCTGCGTTAGGCAAAGAGCTTGGATTAGGCTGCTTCATGACACTGATCGGTTGCTGATCAGTTAAGTTACGTGTTAAATTACCAGTCATTTGTTTGCCAATCGGACGAACAACCTGTCGACTTTGGTAAGCTGATCTACCAATTAAAGACTCATCCTGATTGCTCCCAGGTGCATCAGCAATGTTTTCGCTTTGTGATTGCGTTAGCAGTGGATTGTTGCTTTTGTTTTGTGGTGGCTGGATGGGAAATGACCCAAATGATACATTCTTACCATTCCCTAAACCATCTCTACTTTGGCTAACTGACATACCAGAGTACACATGGCTTGCATCATATTCGATTCCGTCCAAACAAGTCTCTGCGGGGACATTGGTTTCTACTTCAACAGCAAATTTAGCAGCTGCAATCCCTACTGCTACACTTTGCATGACATCTAAACCAGCAGAGAGAGAAGCTATAGTCCCGCCAACCAAGCAATCTCCAGCGCCTGTAAGCCTCACTACTGATGCAGAAAGTGCAGGGAAATGGACAGCATAAAAATCTGAGTACAGCCCATATCTTGAAGCACCATAAAACCGACCACTTGAGCATTCTGCATCAACAGCTTCCCGCAACTGTTTACTCGACGAAGGAAGCCGGTTTCCCTTAAAATCAAGTTTCTGAAGAAGAACGGACTTAGCTTTGGAGCATAAGAATACCCCATCTTGTCCAACTGTAACAACAATCACCTTCACACCATTGTCTAGCAAACACGAAATGGCAGGTTTAAGCATTTCGAACAAAGATTCGACGGTACTACAAAGATCTCTCTGAACTGGAGAAAATCTGTCTCTGCCGCGGCGGGATAAGGCATTTGCCATGGCAATAAGTTCATCTTCATTGGCTGAGACAAATCTTACATAGTGGACCACTGAAGCAATTCTTCTAGATCTGGCCACTGATACAGGGTCAAACCAGACCGGAGTAGTGAACTGAGCGGCCATTCGACAAGATGCCTCAAGAGAATGAGAACTCAAGTTCGCATCCACCATCAGTATTGGAGCTGACCTTATTTTGCTTTTGAACTTTTCAATCCACTTGGGAGTGAGAAACTTGTCAATTGAGTCAACACAAGCCACAGCAGCTACTAGTCCACCTTTTCCATCAAAGACATTGCAACTGACAGCAGTCTCAATATCTTGCAGTCTCAGAATACCTTGTACGGATAACCGAGTAGATTCCCAGTGTTCGTATAGCGACTTTCCTGGAACGTCAAGTCCAACAGCGCTTATCAGGAATGGTTTTGCTTTAAGCTTTGACATGCAATCAGCAACATTCCTTGCCACACCACCCAATACTTTGGTAATCTTCCCAGGAGAGGCCGATGGCCTTGTATGATTAGCTGCAGGCATAGAATAATTAGGAACTGCATTTGTATCCAACACCATAACTCCGATCACTACAGGAACAGCCTCTGTTGTTTGCTGAGGGGGTACTGGCTGATCAGTTGGTATCTGCGTCAATGGCGGCAGACTACTCATATTGCTCGGCAGTGGCACGACTGGCTTTGTCACTATTCGCTTCCTAAACACTCGCACTGCTGGCTTTGTCACTGTCAGCTTGCGTGGAAGCGGTGAAGGGGTAGGTGGTGGCTTGGGCTCGTAACTGGATTCGCTCGAAATGTGATTTGCCAAAGGGCGAAAATTTAGCTTTCCCATTATAAGTATTAATTTGTCAAAATCTCGATCTGCCAATAGTAGACTTGCTATCTGCGATCTTCTACTATCTCCCTGCATGTATTCCTTTTCACTTGTCAATCCttgataaaattataaataatcaTGACGTATTCAAATAATTTAAAGAAAGGATTCTTCTTTAGAATAAGGATCCTCCAAATCTCTTAATGTTCGAGATTGAAACATATTGATGTGCTAAGGATTGTATCATGAGAACTGACAGATGATTCATCAACTACAATTACATTTCAATCCTAAACAAATTGGAATTGAACATATGAATTTTCATTGTGTATTTTTTTCCATTTAATTTCATGTCAGGGTAATATTAtactacaaaataaaaataaaaataagacttGTACTTACAAATTCTTACACATGATTGGGAATGGAATACATTCTTCATCTTTTGATCAATGGAAGAAAATAATCCTCCGAGTTAAACGAGTCAAAATAGAAATTCAATTCGTGGAAACTTTTTTCCCTATTTGGTCTCTTAAGACAGGAAGAGAGTGATAAGCATAGCATATATTGAGAATTTTCGACTTTGAAGAACAGAACATCTTAAAAAAGacacttagggtgtgtttggtgcGAAAGAAAATGTTTTCATGGAAAATGAGTAGTTTTAacacttattttttcttgtttggttggtgCGTGAAAAAATTTTCAGAAAAAGATTTTtcagtgtttggttagagagtataaatatttttaaaaaaatatatttttatgctactctcctcaaccCACCTTCCCAAAATCTCCAACAATAGCATATTCAATTTGCACTTATGTTTCAGACTTTGTTGTATCCTGATAGAGAATTGCTTGTAATCCCTAAAGTATATAAAGGCAATAACTCTTGAAATATGTGCAAAACCTTTAATTCTCTGTTACTTAGTTTTTCTAACAATTCTCTAtgatttctccttttttttttctttggttgTGTAGATGACCACTAGAAAATCTTGGGGAAAAGTAGCTTTCTGAGGAATATCCTTAAGCTGCCGCTATCATTAATTAACAGACATTTTCTTAAATTCTACTCATTAGGGTACATTTCTTCTCGACATACTCTTTTAAAATACTTCCTCGGGATGATAGGACATTTAAGCTTTTAGGAtgagttttttctttttaattttgtttttcaaGACCAGACATGGAATCCTAATTGGATATAGTATAAGATATTGTATACAGTCAAAATCGGGCTTGCCCAATTTCGTATGGTTAATCAAGATCAGGGCGGCAGACCGAGGTTCGAtcccaagttatattggatcgttacatgaATAGATATTGCTTAACTCGTGATTCAGGGATTGAGATCGAGACcagctaaggtcgagaccgagaaggatagagaTCTAGTGAGATCGAAAGAAGCGTGCTAAgtcgaataacagaaagccgaAGAATCCGTGATCGGGCGAGGATTGTGACGgagatctcggcatgtatcaagATAAGACCGGTTGATTAGGCAATCAGgagatttccttctgtatttagaattataccacatgtggaattcctctactatataaagagggttcCAATCATCTTGTAAGGGGACTGACGCATATCAAAGCAGTTTATAACATTTTCTTAAGCATTCTTATTCTATTGTCCAGTTCTTGCTTTTCAATAATATATTCATCAGTTGGTTCGAGGGCGACCTAACTTGAGGGCCAAGGTAGCACGTTACGTTATTTTGCTTTgctttacagttaatttctaacttcaattctcATGTTTCTTAGTTTGTGCCAAgtaaaatcacatatccttaaaaccacttacaaatttaattattatccgacgttaagggtaaacagtttggcgcccaccgtggggctaaggataatagtgattgtctagtgctaattttcataacacacattGCTTTACACTTGTTTTTGTAAGCATTTTTGATTCCAGGATcagcatgtcgaactctcaatcagTACCCACACACATCGACAACGACCTTGGTTTTCATGGCGAAAACGACAATGTAGCCTCCCCAGGAAACGAAGTGCTTCCAGTTGACCTCAAGGGAGTACCAGTTGCAGATCCCATCGACGTCagttcccatgttgccctgaatgcaaatctgggcatcgaccccgaaaatagcgtcCGCAGAGACGTTCGATCAGCCGGTCAGAACGCACAGGGCGGCAAAGAAGGCGGAATTAGCCTTCGAATAatattcgaaatgttgcaggctcaacaagctaCAATAGCACAACTTCAGAATCAGAACCACGCACCAAGTAGGGTCGAACCCGAGCCATCACAGGAAATCGTTCACAGGGCCAAACCAGTGCCGGGGAGGACAAATGTGAATTGAGTCAGGGACCGACCCTGCTATCTTGAAAACTATGCATGGGAAgggaccttgtctttcaatgacaaggatgcagaggggatcttacaaccccacaatgaggcactggtaatatatgtccttatgaataaaattcaagttaaacatgttttgattgatccaggtaggtcggccaacattattcgatcgagggtcgtagaacagctcggcctacaagatcaaattATGCCCGCATCCCAAGTACTTAACGACttcaacatggcaagcgaaaccaccaaaggtgaaattactttgccagtaaacgtggtcgggaccatccaaaaaacaaagttttatgtgatcgatggtgatatgaggtacaattccatgctcggaaggccttggatccataacatgagggaaGTACCCTCGACCTTTCaccaagttctgaagttcccgacatcgaagggagtcaaaacagtgtacggggagAAACCCGCCGCCAAGGAAATGTTTGTAGTCAATGAAGTGATACCGGTATCGACGCTCTCATCAATGAATGGATCGAAGGGAAAGCAGGAGGTCAAATAGTAACCATAGATACCAGCCTAGACCCAATTGCAAGAGCAAGGGATCGACGAGGATGacgactactggatccctcgatccttcataattccCGATGACTCTGATGCCACCAATTCAACAGTCGAAGAGATGGAACAAGTCACACTGGCCAAGCATACTGGCCAAGCATCAGcacgaacgaaaggtatacctgggcacggggctaacccccgagctcaggaaaaaacatattcatttccttaaagctaacatggattgctttgcttggtcccacctcgatatgacagggatcccaccagaaattaCCATTCACAAACTATGCCTGGACCCTAAATTCcgcccggtgaagcaaaaaagaaagccccagtccgaggtcaaacatgccttcatcaaggactaggtaaccaaacttctcaaaataggatccattcgggaagtaaagtaccccgaatggttagcaaacgtagcagtagtccctaagaagggaaacaaacttagaatgtgtatagattataaagacctaaataaaagcatgccccaagaattcttttcctttgcctaatatcgatcgtatgatcgatgccacgactgatgactctcagttttctcgatgcctactccgggtacaaccagatacagatgaacccggaggatcaggaaaagacctcgtttatcaatAAGTAcgacctattgttataatgtaatgtcattCGGTCTAAacaatgctggtgcaacttatcaacaaCTAGTAAAccaaatattcgaagaacaaatagaaaaatcaatggaagtttatattgatgacatgttaactAAGTtcatgcgagcagaggaccatttaaagcatttgcaagaTACTTTCGATAAActaaggaagtacaatatgaagctcaaccccgaaaagtgtgcattcggggttggctcgggcaagtttttTGGTTTTATGGTGTCCAAcaagggaatcgagatcaaccccgataaaattaaagctatcgaggatatcacggtagtagataatgtaaaggtcgtgcagaggctGACGGGGCAGATAGCCGCCTttggacgattcatttcgagagcCTCACATAGAAGCCATCGATTCTTCTTGCTGCTTAAGAAaaagagcaattttgcatggactccggaatgccagcaggccttgaAGGAACTAAAGCAGTATTTATCGAGCCTGCCGCTGCTTCACACCCCGAAAGTGGATgaacaactttacctgtacttggcagtctcagagatagcgataagtggagtcctggcttgagaagaacaaggtacacaATTCCttgtctattatgttagtcgaaCCTTAGGTgaggcagaaactagatatccacacttagaaaaaatagtgcttgctttaataagcgcctctaggaaactaaaaccatatttccaatgtcatccaatatatgttgtaacaacttatcctcttcgaaatattttgcacaaacccgaactttcgggtcgattggccaaatgggccgtaaacatcagtgggtacgatattgagtatcgacccgaAACCGTCATCAAGTCTCAAatattggcagacttcgtggctgactttacaccggccctcgtacccgaggttgaaaaagaattattgataaaattgggtacatcttcgggagtctggatcGTCTTTACGGAAGGTGCTTCAAACGCGAAGGGGTCTGGACTAGGCATcttactaaaatcacccacaagtaatgtagttagacagtctatcagaactacaaaattgactaacaatgaggccgagtatgaggccatgattgccggtcttgaactagctagaagcttgggagcgagGTCATAGAgactaagtgtgattccctcgtcatggtaaaccaagttaacgggacttttgaagtccgagaagaccgaATGTAGAGGTACTTagataaactacaggtaactctacattgatttaaggaatggaccttgcaacatgtacctcgagaacagaacAACGAGGTCAACGCTCTTGCAGACTTAGGTTCGTCGGTCGAGgacgacgaactcaactcggggactgtcgtacaactcatgagatcagtaatcgaagaaggtcacgccgagataaacttcacaagtttaacctgggattggagaaacaagtatatagagtacttaaagaacgggaagcttccataaGATTCAAAGGAGTCGAGaactctgcgcacaaaggcagcacggttcactTTGTCCGAAGACTGAACCCTGTTTAGAAGGActttcgatggaccgttggcaatatgtttgggaccgggagataccgactacatcctactagaaattcacgagggcacttgtagaaatcattccggtgtcgtttcgctggtccacaaagtaatcagagcagggtattattagaccgatatggggaaggatgcaagggagttcgttcaaaaatgcgacaaatgtcaaaggcatGCGCTCATGAATCATCAACTCGGGGAATTACTCTACTCAGTCCTGTCCctatggcccttcatgaaatggggaatggacatcgttggccctctcccgtcggccccaggtaaagttcagtttattttgtttatgactgattatttctctaaatgggttgaagtacatgctttcgagaaagtcagagaaaaggaagtcatagacttcatttgggaccatatcatatgtcgattcaggatgccctccgagattgtatatgataatggaaaacaattcatcgacaacaaagtaactaaatttctcgaggatcacaagatcaaaaggatcctatcaacaccttatcatcccaatGGAAATGAACAAactgaatcgaccaacaaaaccatcatccaaaatcttaaaaggagattgaccgacgccaaaggaaaatggagagaaatactacccgagattctatgggcataccgcacaacatcgaaatccagtaccggagcaacaccattctcgttagTTTATGATGCCGAATCTCTAATCCCgttcgaggtcggagaacctagcttcatgtttcgatatgcaacagaggaatcaaataacgagaccatgaatacgagcttagaattgttggacgaaagacgcgaagccgctctcgtctgattggccacccaaaaacaacggatcgaaaggtactatagTCGAATAGCCAATCTTAGatattttaacatcggggacttggtgctaagaaaaatcaccctcaacacccaaaatccgaatgaagggaaactaggtccgaactgggaaggaccataccaggttCTCGAAATTATCGGAAAAAGATCCTACAAGCTCAACATGATGAACGACGAACAACTGcaaagcaattggaacgtatcgcacctaaaacgatactactgctaaggtacggcccttccattttcatttatattctAAACTAACCCTtacaggtgttcgaccagaaacatc containing:
- the LOC104106549 gene encoding pseudouridine kinase-like isoform X2, translating into MQGDSRRSQIASLLLADRDFDKLILIMGKLNFRPLANHISSESSYEPKPPPTPSPLPRKLTVTKPAVRVFRKRIVTKPVVPLPSNMSSLPPLTQIPTDQPVPPQQTTEAVPVVIGVMVLDTNAVPNYSMPAANHTRPSASPGKITKVLGGVARNVADCMSKLKAKPFLISAVGLDVPGKSLYEHWESTRLSVQGILRLQDIETAVSCNVFDGKGGLVAAVACVDSIDKFLTPKWIEKFKSKIRSAPILMVDANLSSHSLEASCRMAAQFTTPVWFDPVSVARSRRIASVVHYVRFVSANEDELIAMANALSRRGRDRFSPVQRDLCSTVESLFEMLKPAISCLLDNGVKVIVVTVGQDGVFLCSKAKSVLLQKLDFKGNRLPSSSKQLREAVDAECSSGRFYGASRYGLYSDFYAVHFPALSASVVRLTGAGDCLVGGTIASLSAGLDVMQSVAVGIAAAKFAVEVETNVPAETCLDGIEYDASHVYSGMSVSQSRDGLGNGKNVSFGSFPIQPPQNKSNNPLLTQSQSENIADAPGSNQDESLIGRSAYQSRQVVRPIGKQMTGLIPSQDKGPELKLTYTKIVTSNLPPEEKPKDGEITETIQ
- the LOC104106549 gene encoding pseudouridine kinase-like isoform X1 — its product is MQGDSRRSQIASLLLADRDFDKLILIMGKLNFRPLANHISSESSYEPKPPPTPSPLPRKLTVTKPAVRVFRKRIVTKPVVPLPSNMSSLPPLTQIPTDQPVPPQQTTEAVPVVIGVMVLDTNAVPNYSMPAANHTRPSASPGKITKVLGGVARNVADCMSKLKAKPFLISAVGLDVPGKSLYEHWESTRLSVQGILRLQDIETAVSCNVFDGKGGLVAAVACVDSIDKFLTPKWIEKFKSKIRSAPILMVDANLSSHSLEASCRMAAQFTTPVWFDPVSVARSRRIASVVHYVRFVSANEDELIAMANALSRRGRDRFSPVQRDLCSTVESLFEMLKPAISCLLDNGVKVIVVTVGQDGVFLCSKAKSVLLQKLDFKGNRLPSSSKQLREAVDAECSSGRFYGASRYGLYSDFYAVHFPALSASVVRLTGAGDCLVGGTIASLSAGLDVMQSVAVGIAAAKFAVEVETNVPAETCLDGIEYDASHVYSGMSVSQSRDGLGNGKNVSFGSFPIQPPQNKSNNPLLTQSQSENIADAPGSNQDESLIGRSAYQSRQVVRPIGKQMTGNLTRNLTDQQPISVMKQPNPSSLPNAGLIPSQDKGPELKLTYTKIVTSNLPPEEKPKDGEITETIQ